The nucleotide window ATTTGGctgatatatgtttttttgtcaataaaatcGCTGTGAAATCGCTGTTTTTTCACATCCACCTCAGGGAGTATATCTGTTTTAacgaaaaaaataaattatctgcTTCATTGTTAACTGGTTTCATGCTTTAATGCCATGCAAGAGAGTGAACTCACCGGGCACACAGTATACCTGGTGTGAGAGACAGCAAAAGAGGTGCATATTACATACACCTTAAGTAAATTGTAGCTGTATAGTAGCCTCCAAAGAAATTGTATACATCTAGCATACACAATGTTTTAAAACGAGCACTCATAAAACAGACCATCAAAACATGAGGGGGATATACACACAGTCTAAACACGCAATTTACAATCCTGCTTAGTTTGGTGTGATCACAATTCCTGCTTAGTGTAGCCTTGATGTCCTTGTATGTATTTTCAATGcttgaaaatatgtatttatgtatgaacATTTAGCAAGTAAAGATTAGTGGAACTTTATGGCTTTAGTGGCTCACAAGTGGTGTGTGCTTGGTAACCTACAGGAGACatccacagtttaaaaaaaatgtatctgtgcaGTCAGTCATTTAGGTTTGGCAGCAAATTATTTAGAGTAGCTTCTATAGTTACAAGGCTGTATGTTTGCTTAGGCTTCATCACGTGAGGCttctaaaaaaactttgatttacTCCTTCAATATGTAGGTTAAAAGAATAGTTATTTTCTCATAAATATTGACACATCACACAACTCACAAACAAGAAGAAAGGATTGTTGCCTAAGCTATATAGGCATATAGGGTCTTCTACCAGTAAAACTTTAGATATGTGAAGtgcaaaatgttatgtttatagGTTGCCAGCACCTAAGCGGTACCCTTGTAGAAAGACATGTTGTAAATATAGTAAACCCCTTTTGAGTCTGGCAATTTCTGTTGATGCGTTTTGGGCTTGTGTTGATAGCATCAGTTTGACATTTTGAGATGCCATTCAAAATTAATTAACAAGTGCATCTGACctcacataccctgtttcccctatgataaggcactgtcttatattttttgaaatgccaaaatatgccctaggtcttattttcagggagatgtcttatttttccatgaagaagactacagtacacatttattgttgaaaatcactcatgtgccattgattgtccccttctgatcactctgtgccattcattgtccccttctgttcactgactcacttttttttggcttctacggccgggtaacagactccattAAGGCaaggatcagcagcttgcttgtccttcctggtgcggagtCGAGGGCAcgtgtgcgggcctttgaagttactttcagtttcgctctgcactgcagccagcatcgaggagtcacacagaggcacacagtggcaggtatcggtcggtgtcttatttgcgggtggtcctttattttaattttttgagcaaaaatcgggggggtggcttatttgatggggatgccttatcatcctGGGAAACACGGTAGCTCACTGCTTTAGGCAGGTAATGTAATGAAAAACCATCTTAAAGAAAACAGAGGCCTGTCCACACAAGCCCTTTACTTTTTGTTAATcagttatgcatttttttttccaaagcactATTCCCATTATGCacactgtccaaatattttacaatgcctACTTTTTACTGTCTTTTCATAGTAAAATATATAGTGTATGAGTGAATGTGTTAAGAAAATAGGCAATAAGTAGCAATATTCTTACAGCAGTTGTCCTTttgtttccctatgttaaaaaacagatttttcaaaAAGAATGTGTGTTTACTCTTATGCTCAAGAAGGGACAGAGAAAAAACAAGCAGCTTCTGGTAGCAAAGGATCGAAAAAGAAAAGTGTGCAGTCAAATACTAGAAGACGATCAACCCGAAGCAGCAAATCTGATGTCAGCCAGCTTCAAAACTCGCCCAAATCCAGCAACTCCGATAATGATGCATCTGCTTGTAATAGCTCTTCCACAAATAATCTGTCCTCCGAACATTCAAACAAACCGCCtgcaaagcaaagaaaaagagctACTAAAAAAGCTCCTCAATCAAGAAAACGGCTCAGGTCAGCAAGGCAACCTCCACAAGAAACCGATGAAAATAAAGATGATTCTGAAAGTGAATCagaacaagatgaaaaaaaattgaagttacCAGATTTGTCAGACTCGACACATTTGGAAATGACTGTCTCCCCTGCAGGTAGTAGTGAAAAGGAATGCCAACTTGTAGAAGATCATTCCCCTTTGGACCAGTCCACTGAACACACACCTGCTTCATCACCTATGCAAACAGTGCAAACTATTGATAAAGACACTTCAGCTTCTCCAGAAATGCAGCATGAATATCAATTTGATAAAGAGAATTCATCAACTTCCCCAATGTTTACAAATGGTCAGACTAATGCAGAAGAAAATAGACCAGAGTCAATGTTTGGAAGTGAAAGAGACTCAGATGTGATAGAAACTACAGAGCACAGTGAAGTGGAATATTCTTTGCAAGCAGAGAATCCGCAGGTCTCTGAAGGAGAATGTCTGGATTCTCCACTCTCTGTGAAGTGCACAGATAATGACTCTCACAAGGAATCTGCATCTTCTGACTCTGAAAGTGAGTTGGTTCATGCAAAACACCATAATATCTCACCAGTATCTCAAGACATTTCTGATGATAGGGAGCAAGACAGCTCAGACACTGGTCAGTCAGGTGTGCAGTCTTCTGGAAGTTTGAATGAAAGCCAGTCAAGTAGCTCCTCTCAGTCAAAAGCTGAAAGTTTACCAGATTTGGAAGATCAGAACGAATCCTTTAAAGCTGAAGATCGAGAAAAGCAATCTGATTTGGATCATTCCTCTAGTTGCTGTAATTCTTTTGAAGACAATCCACCTGAAACGCCAGACCTTCCCAAAGAAATAAATGTGGAATCCCCTGTGCAGGATAGTTCCTTTATAAACGATGATGGATTACTTGATAAACAACTTAATGGAATGGAACATAACTTGCTGGGAGACACTAAAACAAGTGTACTTGGAGAATCTGAGCACAAGAGCAGTACTGACATTTCTGTGAATAGAGAACAGCTGCTTGAGCAGTTGCGTGAAGTACAAGACAGACTATGCAATGATGACTCACAAAATGTACCTTTAGTTGATAACAAAGCTGAAAGTGTCTCTGAGGTTTCAAGTGCTGTGACTGCTAGCAAAATATCTAATGATGATATTTCCAAGGAATCTGATTTTAACAATGAACATCAGGTAACTTATAGTGTAGACAATAATGAATCTGTTGCCATGGAATGTGACTCTGTCAGCAGTGATCGTGAATCTGAACAACCCACAAAATTGTCTGAAACAGTTGCTGAACTTGGTTCGTCTGTTGGAACAAAAAGAGAGGAACTGGAATCTTCAGAAAAACAGTCAGTGCCACTTATTGAAGACAAGCACAAAAAAGAATCTCGTCCACGAAAATCGAGGTTTCACTCTCCATCTACAACATGGTCTCCTACAAAAAGTGAAGTTAAAGAGAGGCAAAAATCACGTTCTCGATCGCGTTCTAAAAATAGAGACTCTCCTCATAAACGTAAATCTAGATCACATAGTAGGGAAAAAGAACGCAATCATAGTGAGCAGTGGAAAGGCAGAAGCCGGGACAGACGTCACAGGAGACAGTCTAAATCTAAAAGCCGGTCTCGTTCAAGGTCAGGATCACGTACTAGAAATCGAAACAGAAGTAATACAGCTGAGAGGAGTGAAAAGGACTCTCCTTCTTGGAGAGAGAGACGATCAAGTGACAACTGGAAAAGTCCTAGAGGAAGTGATAGATACAGAAGAAATGAACATGATAAACCAAATGAACATTTTAGAAGTGATAAATATGACTCAAGGGATTCATCTGAGCAATATCCAGATGACAAACATGATCAACCAGACTGGGTATTGGAAAAGATTAAATCTTTTGACAGCAGAGGAAGGGGGGAAGACTGGATGAGGGGAGATAACAAAGGGAGGGGCTGGGGAGACAACCGGGGCAGAGGAAGGGGAGAAAATAGGGGACGAGGAGATCACAGAGGAAGAGGTGATTTTAGAGGTAGGGGGGATAGTAGAGGAAGAAGTGGAAGCAGAGGAAGAGGTTCACCTAGAGGCGGCTCTCATTGGGAAGAAAACCAGTATAATTCAGGTGATTCCTggaacagaaatgtgaatgtggACTGGAATTCACCCAAAGGCCGTGGTGGCCGTGGCCGAGGAGGTTTTGGAGGTGGATTAAATTATGGAGACCAAAATGAAAATTCTTGGAACAATAGACAGCCCTACTCAGGAAATTCTAACACTTCAGGGCAAGAGTCTACTAGGGCGCAAGAACACAAAAATTACAAACCGAAATATGAGGAAACATTTGATTCACCTGCTGATCGATCTGGGTGGACTTCTGCATCAAGTTGGGCTGTTAGAAAGACTCTGCCTGCTGATGTGCAAAATTATTACTCAAAAAGAGGAAGAAACTCCACTGGTTCCCAGCAAGGATGGACTAGACCAGAAATATCTCAGGACCAAGGTTGGTATTTTAcatgtgtgttatttttgttttgtgtttttcttttctgtaactTCAGACACCTTCACTGCTTTCTACAACTCAGTGTGAATTCAAACGGAGTAGCTACTGTTGTGCTCTTTAGAAAAACCTAGAATGCTTCGTAAATAGTTGCATGCTTGTTTAAATGTAGTTGTTACATTGAAGATAAGAAGGTCATAGAATCAATGTGAGGGAGCAGCACAGTGAGCTGAACAGCTGAAACAAACTATTTTTGCTGCTGAGAATGTTGAGGGTGATCTGCACATCAGTGCCTGAAACTACATATCAGTCTGGTCTTgcttttttaaataggtttttccCATACCCCTGAAGTCTGTTGTCATTTACATGATTTAAATGGAAAGAAACCTATTATTTTTAGGTTCATAGGGCAGCAACAAAGAATATTTCTCTAACAATAATGGGACTTCTCAGTGTTTTTACACTCTTCTGTCCACCATTCTATCTGAATTTGCAAAAAGCATAATTAGGTTGCAACTTTGTTTAGGAGGGGTGGTGTATACATGTCCCTGCATGTGTGGGATCTCCAACCCTAATCTTTCACCTAGCACAAAACCTTTAAACTTTTGACGGGTACATGTCTCATGTGATCACTTGACGTCTTGCATttgtaagtttgttttcttttttgttgtgaGCGTGCAAGAAAAATTTAGAGCACAGATTTGATGTATGTCAAATGGTTCTAGCATTACACAGTAGTTTTTGTCCCGTCTTTAATAAGGAAATCACACTGCATTGCCCCCCTGTGGATTAAAAAGTCGTAGGTGGGGTCCTAATGAAATTAGGTTTAGTGGATGTCAGggcaaatatattttgtacaagtTTGCAATACGTGTATATTTCCCAGTGTTTTAGCCCTGTAAAAATGCTATATGATAGAAAATATCAATTGATATGCTAACATATCAATGGGACATGGAATCCATAATGAAAGTAAGTACAGTAGACCCCAGTTTATGTCCAAAAGACATGAAGGAAACCACAGGTAATTGTCACCTCTAGTACTGCATCTAAAAAAGTCCATAAAATTAATCCGACCTAATTATGTGAGTTACCAGTGACgttacattttaaattaggtTAGTCTTTCCTGGCTCAAGTTTGGTCATCAAAATCATCTTGCTTCAACTTTGTAAACTCCCCTTGACATTTCCTAGCACAAGTTTCCAGTGACACTAGGAGGATGTATTAGGTAGCattataaaatggtaaatttcAATGAGTATTTTAGTCTCGGAGCATCAGATGAATTACAGATTTGCCCCCTTCACAATATTGACTGAGCAATTTAATTCCCTTTTATGTTCATACAAGCAGGGCTAGGATTTATGCAAAGTCGGGCTAGAGGGGTTGGGCCACAGCCTTGTTTTTAGACCATTAAAGTATTGCTCATAATTTACGTTAAATAGTGTTGTGTGCATGTTTAACAAGGCAGGAGTTGCCCAAGACTCTGCAGTCCCAATGAAAACTACTACCGCATTACCTTAATCTAATGTCAGCCAATTATGTGCATTTATAAGCAGATGCACTacaatttgcaaataaatattaggTAAGGTAATACCTGCAGCCAGCCACAGCTTTTTTGAGTATTCCATCTTAATGTGAATTTAGAGGCACATATGAAATTAGATATGGTATTGAAATGCTTAAAGTACACTTTAGATGATTTGTGAAAAAGATACTGATACTAAGGTAAAGTTGCATCAACAATAGTTTCAATCAACTTAACCTTCCCTGTATGAGATGGGGCTGTTTTCTCTATGCATCTAGCAGGTTTTAATGCTAGCCAATAAAGGAGTGGGGTTCTCAGAGGATAAAATGCTTTATAGAGGAGTTGCATTGCAAATATATGCCCTAAGGAGCCAGTGCTGGAACTGTGGAATCAAAAAGACAGGAAATGGGACTTTCCCTAATAAACCTGCAACCCAAAAAAACAAGTAGTGGTTTAGGATCTCCAAAACATTAGCCAAGCAAGGTTCTCTGTGCTGGAGAAACGGGAATAATTCATcagtttatgatttttattttaatgccctCAAACCCAAATCTGTCTTTCATAGGTGAATGTAGCACTAAAACAATAGGTTCCATCAGCAAGGCAAAAAGTAAgaggaggaagggggggggaTAACCTTGTCAATTTCATGTGTCAATCGGGAAGGGAGAGAGCTGACAGTCCTCCATCTCCAATTTTTATAGATAAAACCTAGTGATCCAGAGCTGGAATATGGTACCAAATCTCATACCAGctgaaacctttttttaactAGACCTAATCTACAGAATCAAAAGCTTTTTCTGACATCACTAACCCTAGAACTAGAATTAAGGCTTGGGAACTGTAGGTGGGTATTAAGTCTACAGGTGTTCTTTGTGGTCTTCTGAGGAATAAACCCAGTTTGATTAAAGTCTACAAGAGAATCAATTACCAAGAACAATCGAATATTCAAAACATTGGTAAATATCCCTAGGTCCTTGTTTTAAAGGGAAATTGGCCTGTACATGAGCATAAAAAGGGGGTAATTTTCTGGTTTAGCAATCGGTGATAAATACTGGATATATAGAAGGGGAAGAAATATTCTTTGCATGGCCATGGAGAACCCAGTTGGTTTGGTGTGGGATTATTCCTCAACATATTACTGCATAGTACATAGTATCAGTCCACAGGAAAACCTCCAGGACCTGGTACCTCTGTAGTTATGGAACCAGTGGCCTTGCATACTTTATCTTCATTGTTATCCACATCCAGAGACTAGGTAATCTTCTTTTGGCCCACACAACTGATGCAGAACATCAGTTTGGAGGAATGTACTCGAATATTTGCCAAGATAGGGGAGTACAAATTTTATAATCTACCAAGATTTCTAGGATCTCACTTTTTCCATCAGGTTTACAAATAATGGATATATCGATAAGAGATACAGTGTCTGGAAAAAGCCAATTTCCCATTTTTAACTCTGAATTCAAAAAGTAGGACTGATTGTGTAGCAGGGGCACAGAAAACAGGTCAGTGAAATACAGTTTAGGATGGCTACAAATTTGCCACAGGGTTATATCGGACGTGTCTGTCAGCTGCTCAGTCTTTCTCCCCCCTCCGCTCCTTATGGAGCAGAactgcactgtatgtacagtgcatCCTtcaatcttttgtcgttggaaaggatcgttaaagatcctttccaacgacaattgttGCGCGTGTGTGCTTAGCCTTTGGTCCTGCCGTTGCATTTCCTACTCTGGGGGAATAATTGTAGGTGCTACCACATGCAGTTCAAGACTGAATTAGCCCTAATTCTaagagctttaaccacctgggcgttacactgatgtccagatttctgtaccaaaagcggtacactgtttctcatgaaattttttttaaattgtagacctgtaacttacagaaatatgtccgaacaagggtctagtagatatgaatttaaaaaaaagtttgaaacacacaatcatgtaaaaaaaaaaagtacttttaataaaataaataccgtatttttcggactataagacgcactttttcttccccaaaactgggggggaaagtgggtgcgtcttatacaccgaatacatgttaaatataattacaaaaaatcatactcatccgataccgcgatcccgcgatgctgcttgcttcttctcctcgctctcctcccggctgcagcgcgtgtcgtctcctcctctgagcgaggagaagccgacacgcataccccagcgatcccataagcaggctgatccagcctgcttaccggatcgcgagggcacgtgtgccggcttctcctcgctcagaggaggaggaggagacacgcgctgcagccgggaggagagccaggagaagccggcacctgtgccctcgcgatcccgtaagcaggctgatccagccagcgtcttatagtccgaaaaatacggtaaataaacacaaaaatcagcttaaatcccctagcgttctaattctgccAGTtcttttatgcaaaaagtgatcctcttttttttgcatagaaattttagtttaaattgtgggcctgtaattcttaggattaactcccgggtatgataattatatttattatattataatcataaattttaatataatacataattataaataataatttaaaaaataatagacaacaatgtaatctaaaaataaaattaaaaacgtacttttatttttatttcatgttgtgtggtgtttttgtactgtaaaaaccatttaaaagcagattacattgtactctgcttttaaatttccctccctgacacaccccaatacatcaccactcacatcacccggaagatgactcatcctccggggtgatgtgatgTGAGTGGaggatttccctgcctgctcgcacagacacacagacgctggagctgctgctgctcgcatctccagagagatgcacagcacaatgcaggatttctgcattgtgcttcacatctcactgcagatgccagcagcaatagcaaattttttattgctgctggaggagttgcggggaccgggtaagtattttctttcagttgtaatccaattgtcatacaatgtatgacaatcggattgcaatataatgtttgtttatatttttaaccacctgagaaaagttcgggtttaacactttttgcaagggtttttaccccgaaccaaggtcgggtttaacggccaggtggttattAGCCCTTTAAAATTCACCCATCATGTTGTCAATATTTTTGAGCAAATTGAGAAAACCTTTATTATAGTGGCACCTAGGTCAATCCACCATGCAAGCTTCAAGCGCTTTCCTTCCATAGACTTAAaactcataaaaataataaacctagAGGAAAATGATCTGATGGATCATCAGGGAGTTACCTGCCAATCCTTCAATGTTGTTAGGAGAGGCTGAAAGAAAGCTATTTTCTCATAAATAGTATGAACTTGGGAAGGTTAAAAGATAGATAAACTGAAACTGGTATATTGTTTCCCCTTTAATGTGAAAAATGATGGCTGCATACCCATCTCAGATGTCAATGCCATGAGATGAGGACATGTAGGAAACTCTTAAGGATGGCATCCACagtaatgtattgtgagttgtggatgtagtaattatactTGGCTTTCCCTGAGGatctgaaagttgttttaaggtTTCTTCCATGCTCTCAAAACACACTGCTCtcaaaaaacactgctctagcatATGCAAAGTATATTGCATATTTATTCAATAGTTTGTGCATCTAGTTACACCTTAAATGTGTTTCCTGGAGTAAAACATAGCAAGACACAATGATAAAATGGTCTAGGAGGATCTGATTGACAGACTAAAAATTGTctgcacaaaaaaactaaacaaggaaaaaacaaagtctcacaactttgtaaaataaataaaatataagttgcCTATACCCATAACTGTGCAGAAGAACATGCAGATAAAACCGTTAAGGCAATACGATACAATAGTGGCTGCACAGGAAAATGCAACTCTTGGAATAGAATTTGCAAACAGTTATTGTAAAGAATGAGCAATGTACAACACTCCAGTTTCAATGTGTGGGACAAAAACTGCACATTTGAAGGTGTCAggcaaaataaacatattatctTACGTTAGAATATCCAGCCAGTGATTTGCTGTGTGAGGGGTATCAAACAATTTTGTGGCATTCCCATAAACCACCCTGATCTTGGATGGATATAGGTGCCAATAATTGAAACATAACTTGCAAATGCTTCCTAACCTCTGTGTAACATCAGTTATTGCATTGGATTTCATATGACAAGTCAGGAAAATATCTAATATGGGAATTTTCTCTTTGCAGAATGTTTCTAATCTCTGTAGTTGAGGAACTAAACCAAAAGGGTCTGGGTTGTTGCCCTAGGGACATCCTTATCCACTGGAACACTGCATCCTTTCAACCACATATGCAGGGGATAGACAGAACACAAAATTAGATGTTTGGGGAAAAATACCTTTCTGATTTCTGAAAGATCAGCTGTATAAGTGGCCAGTGTCCCCAAGGACCAATATTCTTCACTCTGATTTATATCAGTCAACCCTACATAAAGTTTGGTTAAACCCTGCCCCTAATTGTGGCTGCCACCTTGTAGGAGCATGTGATCTCTAATTCCATGAGATTAttaggcaaaacaaaaactacaatGTGTATCTTTTGACTTTGAAGACATCTTATCAAGTATTTAGATCAAATGCCTGCTTTGTTGTTCTGAAGTGTGCAGATAGACTGAATGTAAACAGTAATAATTACACTGGAATGAATAGCTCCTAAAGTACAGCAAGAAAGCACAAGTTTGGTTTACAttgacatttataaagaaaaccaGGACTGGATGTAATATGGAAACTGCCATTGCCAACATGATTTTCAGCATTTGACTATAAAGTAATAAAGCTAATGCTTGGGGTTCTTTATCTTAAAGTATCAAAGCCAGGCAATCGCCTTTTCCTGAAACTAGTAGCCTTTTAAAGGATACTTTAGCAATAGTAGTCTCCATATCCCTGTTAGTCTTGGTTAAGTAACTAATAAGCTTGCTTGTTCAAGAAAAGCGGTAAATTATGCTCGGATACAAATAAGGGTATTGAACTGTGAAAATAGTCTGGCAGGTTTCCATAGCCATCTAAATACTTGCACTCTGTTTAATTGCCATGTTTCATTTcctgattttctttcttttattttcatcttcCTCAAACAGATCAAGCCCTCAAAGACCAACCGAGTCAACAAGCTGAAAGTGCTCAGATGCCAGTTAATATGGTTCAGACTCAAATGAATGTAGTGCAGCAACCAATAAGTGCACCTCCTCCACAGCCAGTGAATATTTACCCATATTCGGTGGGAGTCCACACCCCTTTAGTGAGCATGCAGCACAATCCATACAACATTCATCCTCAACTCCCCATCCATCTCCACCCAGCATTACCTTTAGTTCAGGTAGCTGCTCCATCTAGTGTGCCTCAGGGATTGCCCCCACCCCCGCCGCCACCACCACCATCTCAACAGGTTGGCTACGTTGCTCCACAGCAAGATGGAAAACCACtgcaggtacttttttttttcctcttattatttttaaagtaagaaGCATCTTATCCAAGGTTTGTCTGTATAGGGGAAACATGTTTTTTCTATATCCAAATAAATTAGGCTTACCAAGCTTTCTGTACTTCTACTGTTAGTCTCACTCCCATTATTCACTGCTCCTAAATTTTTAAAGCCTGACTAAACCCAAATttgaaaaaggcaaaatataatatttgccaGGTTGATAAgttaatataaatagtatgtgGATGTAATGTGGTGGATGTAATACCTGTTCCTCTAAGAATAAGATGttggactacatttcccagcatctctGAATTGCAATGGAAACACTTCTACATGAAGAGGCAGGACATAGATGGTAGGAAGTAGATGGTAAGCGATTGGAAAACCTCAATCAGAGACACAAAGGGTGAACATGGTGTAGACAGGTGCCAATCACAATTACACAAAATCacaattacattaaataatgaattatgataatgtatgaataaaataagTGGTACTCCAGCAACAATTTTGTACTTGGAGGCCCTGCGTAAAGTCTGTACTGTTGTGTGCACCCTTGACTTAAACGAACATTTTTGGTCAGGGACCGCACAAGTACTGGATGACAACTTTGTTCTTCAGTATGTgattaggttttttttccccctaagcATTTATGTGAGATATACACtgaagtacattttttaatagagtTTTGGGGCATTATTTAACTTGAGCAAAATGcatacagtatttttgttttgtctttttgtgaAGTTATGTTGCCCAGGACTGTATACTACATGGTACAGTATAACTGACATTTGCAATAttctctatatcagtgtttttcaacttttttgagccacggcacatttttttacattgaaaaaatcctgcggcacaccacaaatcaaaaatgttacaaaatgacactctgtagctaattcttttgtctctaagaatgaacaagaaaactgttacctactgacatggaagagtattacattactctgccagtcactacagcacagacactcgacaatggtaattggataatttcccacggtacacctaaagatccctcatggcacactagtgtgccgcggcacagtggttgaaaatcactgctcta belongs to Pyxicephalus adspersus chromosome 2, UCB_Pads_2.0, whole genome shotgun sequence and includes:
- the SCAF11 gene encoding protein SCAF11 isoform X2, translated to MRNKRLCLPGDRDQQHEEKDGEEGKDGFGASTVSLSSSERCPICLNSLSLEVGFPEDCCHAFCIACILKWSETSTSCPVDRKQFQTVYKIDPVGGCTKIHVMARRQRENCSCNLCQWCCTKGKICYRMDVIKKSANEIITKDGCKDEITEFELRNQICSSPCLASDFIASVSDPDERNHIISAEIEEESDLRLIQRKREGLKYLRLPTTMEIESNASLSVETLIHSPSFLDDYIFAIRPLSVRNKDFSKRMCVYSYAQEGTEKKQAASGSKGSKKKSVQSNTRRRSTRSSKSDVSQLQNSPKSSNSDNDASACNSSSTNNLSSEHSNKPPAKQRKRATKKAPQSRKRLRSARQPPQETDENKDDSESESEQDEKKLKLPDLSDSTHLEMTVSPAGSSEKECQLVEDHSPLDQSTEHTPASSPMQTVQTIDKDTSASPEMQHEYQFDKENSSTSPMFTNGQTNAEENRPESMFGSERDSDVIETTEHSEVEYSLQAENPQVSEGECLDSPLSVKCTDNDSHKESASSDSESELVHAKHHNISPVSQDISDDREQDSSDTGQSGVQSSGSLNESQSSSSSQSKAESLPDLEDQNESFKAEDREKQSDLDHSSSCCNSFEDNPPETPDLPKEINVESPVQDSSFINDDGLLDKQLNGMEHNLLGDTKTSVLGESEHKSSTDISVNREQLLEQLREVQDRLCNDDSQNVPLVDNKAESVSEVSSAVTASKISNDDISKESDFNNEHQVTYSVDNNESVAMECDSVSSDRESEQPTKLSETVAELGSSVGTKREELESSEKQSVPLIEDKHKKESRPRKSRFHSPSTTWSPTKSEVKERQKSRSRSRSKNRDSPHKRKSRSHSREKERNHSEQWKGRSRDRRHRRQSKSKSRSRSRSGSRTRNRNRSNTAERSEKDSPSWRERRSSDNWKSPRGSDRYRRNEHDKPNEHFRSDKYDSRDSSEQYPDDKHDQPDWVLEKIKSFDSRGRGEDWMRGDNKGRGWGDNRGRGRGENRGRGDHRGRGDFRGRGDSRGRSGSRGRGSPRGGSHWEENQYNSGDSWNRNVNVDWNSPKGRGGRGRGGFGGGLNYGDQNENSWNNRQPYSGNSNTSGQESTRAQEHKNYKPKYEETFDSPADRSGWTSASSWAVRKTLPADVQNYYSKRGRNSTGSQQGWTRPEISQDQDQALKDQPSQQAESAQMPVNMVQTQMNVVQQPISAPPPQPVNIYPYSVGVHTPLVSMQHNPYNIHPQLPIHLHPALPLVQVAAPSSVPQGLPPPPPPPPPSQQVGYVAPQQDGKPLQKIQIQERAAQEVKVAIKQYYQNKDITKDEYKEIVKKAVDKVCHSKSGEVDSAKVANLVKAYVDKYKHSRKKGTEDKL
- the SCAF11 gene encoding protein SCAF11 isoform X1, which encodes MRNKRLCLPGDRDQQHEEKDGEEGKDGFGASTVSLSSSERCPICLNSLSLEVGFPEDCCHAFCIACILKWSETSTSCPVDRKQFQTVYKIDPVGGCTKIHVMARRQRENCSCNLCQWCCTKGKICYRMDVIKKSANEIITKDGCKDEITEFELRNQICSSPCLASDFIASVSDPDERNHIISAEIEEESDLRLIQRKREGLKYLRLPTTMEIESNASLSVETLIHSPSFLDDYIFAIRPLSVRNKDFSKRMCVYSYAQEGTEKKQAASGSKGSKKKSVQSNTRRRSTRSSKSDVSQLQNSPKSSNSDNDASACNSSSTNNLSSEHSNKPPAKQRKRATKKAPQSRKRLRSARQPPQETDENKDDSESESEQDEKKLKLPDLSDSTHLEMTVSPAGSSEKECQLVEDHSPLDQSTEHTPASSPMQTVQTIDKDTSASPEMQHEYQFDKENSSTSPMFTNGQTNAEENRPESMFGSERDSDVIETTEHSEVEYSLQAENPQVSEGECLDSPLSVKCTDNDSHKESASSDSESELVHAKHHNISPVSQDISDDREQDSSDTGQSGVQSSGSLNESQSSSSSQSKAESLPDLEDQNESFKAEDREKQSDLDHSSSCCNSFEDNPPETPDLPKEINVESPVQDSSFINDDGLLDKQLNGMEHNLLGDTKTSVLGESEHKSSTDISVNREQLLEQLREVQDRLCNDDSQNVPLVDNKAESVSEVSSAVTASKISNDDISKESDFNNEHQVTYSVDNNESVAMECDSVSSDRESEQPTKLSETVAELGSSVGTKREELESSEKQSVPLIEDKHKKESRPRKSRFHSPSTTWSPTKSEVKERQKSRSRSRSKNRDSPHKRKSRSHSREKERNHSEQWKGRSRDRRHRRQSKSKSRSRSRSGSRTRNRNRSNTAERSEKDSPSWRERRSSDNWKSPRGSDRYRRNEHDKPNEHFRSDKYDSRDSSEQYPDDKHDQPDWVLEKIKSFDSRGRGEDWMRGDNKGRGWGDNRGRGRGENRGRGDHRGRGDFRGRGDSRGRSGSRGRGSPRGGSHWEENQYNSGDSWNRNVNVDWNSPKGRGGRGRGGFGGGLNYGDQNENSWNNRQPYSGNSNTSGQESTRAQEHKNYKPKYEETFDSPADRSGWTSASSWAVRKTLPADVQNYYSKRGRNSTGSQQGWTRPEISQDQDQALKDQPSQQAESAQMPVNMVQTQMNVVQQPISAPPPQPVNIYPYSVGVHTPLVSMQHNPYNIHPQLPIHLHPALPLVQVAAPSSVPQGLPPPPPPPPPSQQVGYVAPQQDGKPLQANPTVSHISNNSAPPLLPVPAVAQERVVGTAVAPTPASVAASSHNKNPYVSVKPTPWKETVTVEASADSSKKEKKIQIQERAAQEVKVAIKQYYQNKDITKDEYKEIVKKAVDKVCHSKSGEVDSAKVANLVKAYVDKYKHSRKKGTEDKL